In the genome of Hyphomicrobium sp. ghe19, the window GGGTCGGCTCCTGGTGCTGCGCGCGCCGCGTGGAGCGCGGGCAAAGCGAAATCGAAAACGTCTGCGAAGACGTTCACATAGGCGTTCGCGATGCGATCGCGTTCGGCGGCAATGTGCATTGCGGCAATAAGAGTGAGCCGGTTTGCTTCAGCGCGAACGTCGCCCTCACTGACTGCGCCGAGGCCCGCGGGATTGGCGATGCGGATTGCTTCGAACGCGTCGTCGGCGTCCGCTACATCGAGGGCTGAAAGAATATTGCCGAGGCGGCGGCGCAGACCGACGTCGAACGTCGTTTCGCTCGCAGCCTTTGCGAGCGGCGCGCAAAGAAGCACGATGCCGAGGTTGGTATTCATGCCGGTCGCGGCAACGCTCGCCTCAGTCGCGCGGAGGATGCGCTTGCCGACGCTCAGTGCGGGATCGGCTATCGGACCCGCTGCGGCTTTCGCCGCCTGCTCGAAATGGAACACCTCCATGCCGTGCCCGGCGGAATGGCGATGGACATTGCCGGGCTTCAACGCGTTGAGTTCGGCGTGGCAAGCGTCGAGGAAGGCCGCGGTTATCTCGGCCGGTTGACGCGGCCCGCTCATGTTTCAACAGCGACGGGAATACCCGACGCCGCGCGGTGCGCGAGGACGGTGTTCAAGAAGTCCTCGGCGATGGCCCATGCGATGTTGACGTCGGCCACGCCTTGCAGGCCGCGCCATGCTGGATTGGAATTGACTTCCAACACCTGCAGCTCGCCATCGGCCGTTCGAATGAGATCGATGCCGGCGTAATCGGCATCGACGGCGCGCATCGCCGCCATCGAGATGCTGGTCATTTCGGCGTCGGGGAGATGGACGCGGGCCTTGCCTCCTTGATGAATGTTCGTCACCCAATTGGTGCCGCGGCGCGTCATCGCCGCGACAACGCGATGCCTCGTCGCGAGAACGCGCCAATCTTCGAAAAGGCCATCCTTCGGCGCGACGTAATCCTGCATGTAGTACATCTGATCGACAGTCTCGGGCGCAGGCAATTCGCTCTGCTGCTCGATTTTGCCGATGCCTTTGCCCTGGCTGCCGAAGATCGGCTTCACGACGAGCGGGCGGTCGAGCCCTTCGGTGTATTCGAGCGCATGAGGAAGCGTTTCGCAGACGCGCGTGCGCGGTGTCGGGATGCCGTTCTTGTGCAGAAGAAACGTGGTTTGCGATTTATCCACGCAGCGCTCGATGGCGCGCGCATCGTTCCAGACGCGTACGCCGCTTTCGCGCAGCGCATGCAAGAGGCCCAACCGGAAGGTGATCTGTTCCAGCGTGCCCGCCGAGATCGAGCGGACGAAAACGCCGTCGGGCAAGCGGCCTTTGAAGCCCGGAATATCGATGCCGCTTTCGAGCCCGGTGTCGAAGGCGCAATGGGGAAGCGAGGAAACCGTGACGCGCGCGCCCATGGCTTCGAGCGAGCGCACGATGCGGCGCGCGTGCCATTCGCCCCGCCCTTCCTCGATCAGAAGGGCGAGGTGAAGCCCATCGCCTGGGCCTGGCAAAGGATCAGGCTTTGCCTCAGCGGAAGCTCGCATCGACGATCTCCGGCGCCAGCTCGCCTGCGCGGAAGGAATTGCCCGTCTCGACGTTAGAGACGATCACCTGAGCGGGTGAGAACAGCATCGGGTCGATCTTATAGAAGTCGCCGTTAACGTCGGCGAAGATCTCGGCGAACGGTTTGCCATAGGCGCCGCACGTGCTCGACGGCAGGTTCTCTGCAAGCCGCTTCGCATCGGTGTCGGGACCTTTGACGAAGAGATGGATGCGGCCACCATAGATGATCGCATCGTTGGTGCGCCCCATCGCCTTGACGAAATCGGGAATCGGCGGCGCGATCGGCGTCGTGCCCGTGCCGTCGAGGATATTCTCGAGAGGGAAGTGCAGAGCGTGGGCTTTATGGATCGCGACCTCGAGAACGCGGGCTGCGATCTGTACGGTGCCTGCAAGGCTCCAGGTCGTCGCGTACATGATGGTCAAGCCGGTCGGATCGATGCCGCAGCCTGTCGACAGTTTCGCGATGACTGCCGAAGGCGGCGCCTTATCGCCCTCGATGACAAGCGTCGCCTGCGGATGGTGGTCGACGTAACCGAGTTCTTTGTACAAGTCTTCGACGCGCGACAGGGCTCGCGCCGGTCCTGAGCCAAGCGCGAAGAAGCCCGAGGCTTCGTCGCTGATCGTCCAACCGGCGTACTGGCTGGCGAGGCAGGCAATGACCGGATTGTTCGACGATACGACGACGCCGAGCGGCCAATTCTTGAGGCCGGACGATTGCGTGAATGCGACGGTGCCGAGCCCGCCCATGCAGACTTCGCCGAGACGGCGGCCGGCTTCAAGTCCGCCGACGACGTTCGCGCCCATATCGATGAGGCGTTCGCCGAGGCTGCCTTTCGACACGGAGATGCGGAGTGCGTCGGCATCGGCAACGATTTCGTCGACGAGCTTTGCTGCGCGTGCCGAGACGCTGGGCTGCTTTACCATTGGGAACTCCGCGGTCAGGATTTGGCGTGTCCGTATATCAGGTCTTCAAGTTCCGCCAAGCGTTTACGGGCGAGCGCTTCTGCCGCATCAGCCGTCGGAGCCTCGGCGAAAGCCGTCGCCAAGGGGGCGCCGAGGGGGATGAACGTTCCGGGTGGGCCCCGGTCGGCAGCCCAGTCCGGCCATGCAATATCATTCAGAAAGATGGGCCAGCGATCGGCGTGCAGGATGGCGGCGGCTTTTTCCTGAGTGTCGAAAGCGTCACGGTATTGGAGCCGTGAACCGTTTACCGCATCAACATGATCCTGAAAAAGATGGCCATCGGCGTCATCGAAAATATCGAAAGTGGCCCCTGGTCGAGGATTGACCTCAAGAAGCCAAAGCTCATTGTTCGCAACGATATAGTCGAACGAAGCAACGCCTTTGAGACCAAGTTCGCTGGCTACGCGG includes:
- a CDS encoding triphosphoribosyl-dephospho-CoA synthase → MSGPRQPAEITAAFLDACHAELNALKPGNVHRHSAGHGMEVFHFEQAAKAAAGPIADPALSVGKRILRATEASVAATGMNTNLGIVLLCAPLAKAASETTFDVGLRRRLGNILSALDVADADDAFEAIRIANPAGLGAVSEGDVRAEANRLTLIAAMHIAAERDRIANAYVNVFADVFDFALPALHAARAAPGADPALSITTLHMSLLAEVPDTHITRKYGLETALDVQREAHALKSSWFPVATAKSLSALLDFDAKLKQSRLNPGTTADFVVTTLFADALIERKHS
- a CDS encoding RimK family alpha-L-glutamate ligase, with the protein product MRASAEAKPDPLPGPGDGLHLALLIEEGRGEWHARRIVRSLEAMGARVTVSSLPHCAFDTGLESGIDIPGFKGRLPDGVFVRSISAGTLEQITFRLGLLHALRESGVRVWNDARAIERCVDKSQTTFLLHKNGIPTPRTRVCETLPHALEYTEGLDRPLVVKPIFGSQGKGIGKIEQQSELPAPETVDQMYYMQDYVAPKDGLFEDWRVLATRHRVVAAMTRRGTNWVTNIHQGGKARVHLPDAEMTSISMAAMRAVDADYAGIDLIRTADGELQVLEVNSNPAWRGLQGVADVNIAWAIAEDFLNTVLAHRAASGIPVAVET
- the mch gene encoding methenyltetrahydromethanopterin cyclohydrolase encodes the protein MVKQPSVSARAAKLVDEIVADADALRISVSKGSLGERLIDMGANVVGGLEAGRRLGEVCMGGLGTVAFTQSSGLKNWPLGVVVSSNNPVIACLASQYAGWTISDEASGFFALGSGPARALSRVEDLYKELGYVDHHPQATLVIEGDKAPPSAVIAKLSTGCGIDPTGLTIMYATTWSLAGTVQIAARVLEVAIHKAHALHFPLENILDGTGTTPIAPPIPDFVKAMGRTNDAIIYGGRIHLFVKGPDTDAKRLAENLPSSTCGAYGKPFAEIFADVNGDFYKIDPMLFSPAQVIVSNVETGNSFRAGELAPEIVDASFR